One uncultured Caproiciproducens sp. DNA segment encodes these proteins:
- a CDS encoding transcription termination/antitermination NusG family protein: MKWYVLQVMTGMEDQIRKQLAHKGIHASVPHEMRVLRSGGKWLQREYILIPSYVFVQIDYTAALFYVLKETSGIIKLLGNGGQPSPLSPNEEDWIITWENPLEPSTVRFVEMGGYQVISGPLTGQNIKILKIDRHRRRAKVEISILGKPKITYLSLEVLKEF; this comes from the coding sequence ATGAAATGGTATGTGCTTCAGGTCATGACCGGAATGGAAGATCAGATTCGGAAACAGTTGGCGCACAAAGGAATTCACGCCTCTGTACCGCATGAAATGCGGGTGTTACGGTCAGGCGGTAAATGGCTCCAGCGCGAGTACATTTTGATTCCCAGTTATGTTTTCGTTCAGATTGATTACACAGCCGCTCTGTTTTATGTGCTTAAGGAAACTAGCGGAATTATAAAACTCCTTGGTAACGGTGGGCAACCCTCCCCGCTATCCCCCAATGAAGAAGATTGGATCATTACGTGGGAGAATCCGCTGGAGCCGTCGACCGTCCGGTTTGTAGAAATGGGAGGCTATCAGGTCATCAGCGGGCCGCTCACAGGGCAAAACATAAAAATATTGAAAATTGACCGGCATCGCCGACGCGCAAAAGTTGAAATCAGCATTTTGGGAAAGCCAAAAATTACTTATCTGTCCCTTGAGGTTTTAAAAGAGTTTTAA
- a CDS encoding phage protein Gp27 family protein, with protein MARKRNRSSGKIDTLPDDLKNTVEQMLLSGQSYKDVVQYLSQNHVTASQMSVCRYASKYLATVEMLKMSQENMKMMMDEMDKYPNLDTTEAILRVASQNVFNAISSVDQDSWENMEPAKLLKEASSLIRAAGYKRRVDLQNKTDTETALDANQSLLFDILSKKHPDLYKQVMDVLTKEKESAQQSEG; from the coding sequence ATGGCCAGAAAGCGTAATCGCAGTTCCGGAAAAATTGACACTTTGCCGGATGATCTGAAAAATACCGTTGAGCAAATGCTGCTGAGCGGGCAGTCATACAAGGACGTTGTACAGTACCTTAGTCAGAACCATGTTACGGCGTCGCAAATGTCCGTTTGCCGGTATGCCAGCAAATATCTTGCCACCGTCGAAATGCTGAAGATGTCACAGGAAAACATGAAGATGATGATGGATGAGATGGACAAATATCCGAACCTTGACACCACCGAGGCAATTTTGCGGGTGGCTTCCCAAAATGTTTTTAATGCGATATCCAGCGTAGATCAGGACAGTTGGGAGAACATGGAGCCGGCTAAGCTTCTGAAAGAAGCAAGCAGCCTGATCCGCGCTGCCGGATATAAGCGCCGGGTCGACCTGCAAAATAAAACTGATACAGAGACCGCTTTGGATGCCAACCAATCACTGCTGTTCGATATTCTGTCCAAAAAGCATCCTGACCTATATAAGCAGGTAATGGATGTCCTCACCAAAGAAAAGGAAAGTGCGCAGCAATCGGAGGGATAA
- a CDS encoding type VI secretion protein → MDNNEMLRKMRAGKFMENNGMVLRTINILRHKFERLKDVKYAVDAEMSETEYLDSINFLGEAGYIVLRNAATKAPANIADADYALLEAKVTEKGIRLLGGDIIDNMIKA, encoded by the coding sequence ATGGACAATAATGAAATGCTACGAAAAATGCGGGCTGGCAAATTTATGGAAAACAACGGGATGGTTCTGCGTACCATCAATATTCTGCGGCACAAATTTGAACGACTGAAGGATGTCAAATATGCAGTGGACGCCGAGATGTCCGAAACGGAATATCTTGACAGCATAAATTTTTTGGGTGAAGCGGGTTATATTGTTCTTAGGAATGCTGCAACCAAAGCGCCGGCTAACATTGCTGATGCCGATTATGCGTTGCTGGAGGCCAAAGTTACGGAAAAAGGTATCAGGCTGCTGGGCGGGGACATTATCGACAACATGATAAAGGCATAG
- a CDS encoding Mor transcription activator family protein: protein MNLLDTIILDDLIGEQLEIAELIGIENYRKLVENFGGNQIRILQKDTLVKEKRDNEIRSLYNGRNELELSQKYNLSDRTIRAITANLKRIEGQTSLFGKSG from the coding sequence ATGAACCTTTTAGATACTATCATACTGGATGACCTGATCGGAGAGCAGCTTGAAATTGCGGAACTGATTGGAATTGAAAACTACAGAAAACTTGTTGAAAATTTTGGTGGAAACCAAATCCGTATTCTGCAGAAAGACACCTTGGTAAAAGAAAAACGTGACAACGAAATCCGGTCGTTGTATAATGGTCGCAATGAGCTTGAGCTTTCTCAGAAGTACAACCTTAGCGACAGAACCATCCGCGCCATTACTGCCAATTTGAAGCGCATTGAGGGCCAAACAAGCTTATTTGGAAAAAGCGGATAA
- a CDS encoding regulatory protein GemA has translation MMTTIQIQRIYKLGSVLGLIKNDELHTLVYGITGKEHVSQLSDNEFKAVEHELLERVKLLHLTAPPKPAKKRNAPVSSGMTSGQQNKVWQLMYELAGCDRQPSSSPIGTRLCGIIKRQFQIDANAQQPFRWMNYHQGSQLIEILKKYISSAEQRVGRENAQ, from the coding sequence ATGATGACAACAATACAAATTCAGCGGATTTACAAACTTGGCAGTGTGCTGGGCCTTATAAAAAATGATGAGCTGCATACGCTGGTTTATGGGATTACAGGCAAGGAGCACGTCAGCCAGCTTTCCGACAATGAGTTTAAAGCCGTGGAACATGAATTACTGGAACGTGTAAAACTGCTGCATCTTACGGCTCCCCCGAAACCGGCAAAAAAGCGAAACGCGCCAGTCTCCTCTGGAATGACCTCCGGACAGCAAAACAAGGTATGGCAGCTAATGTACGAGCTGGCCGGATGTGACCGGCAACCGAGCAGCTCACCCATCGGAACCCGGCTATGCGGAATCATCAAGCGGCAATTCCAAATTGATGCCAACGCGCAGCAGCCTTTCCGCTGGATGAATTATCACCAAGGCTCCCAGCTGATTGAGATTTTAAAGAAGTACATATCCAGCGCGGAGCAACGGGTCGGGAGGGAAAATGCGCAATGA
- a CDS encoding AbrB/MazE/SpoVT family DNA-binding domain-containing protein: protein MKASKKLTSKSGITIPKQIRIDTGFQPGMAVDIETQREGILIKPHVPTCRFCGRTENVKQVAGLDICLACAKALSKELGEKHGI from the coding sequence ATGAAGGCATCAAAAAAACTAACGTCCAAAAGTGGCATTACCATCCCAAAGCAAATACGCATTGATACCGGCTTTCAGCCCGGTATGGCAGTCGACATTGAGACCCAGCGGGAAGGTATCCTAATTAAGCCGCACGTTCCTACATGCCGCTTCTGCGGCAGAACTGAGAACGTGAAACAGGTTGCAGGCTTAGATATTTGTTTGGCCTGTGCGAAGGCACTATCAAAGGAACTTGGTGAAAAGCATGGAATATGA
- a CDS encoding AAA family ATPase, whose translation MAKEYNSDLQQKLEEYITKAGSQSKAAELIGYSTGTISTYRKGIYNGDVEKFETRLKEIFSVNEEAETLYSSPDFVPTSISKHVYETIRICHLKGGLAIECGDAGIGKTKAAKKYVDDYPNSAIYVTVNPCLVSVTAFLKLLCRQLKLPTGRKDDMWLDIDSRLRGSRKVLIIDEAQHLPIKTIESIRAFADSNPELGVILVGNAETVTTKVGKSREAFAQIRNRTKLTEIRHTSHITKDDIKLLFPALANSEKEIEFLHTVARSEQGVRGAVNLYSNAADNENTTYQGLLAMAKAMHIITY comes from the coding sequence ATGGCAAAGGAATACAATTCGGATTTACAGCAGAAATTGGAGGAATACATAACAAAGGCCGGCAGCCAGTCCAAGGCCGCCGAGTTGATAGGTTATAGCACCGGAACGATCAGCACTTACCGCAAGGGAATTTATAACGGTGATGTGGAAAAATTTGAGACCCGCTTAAAGGAGATTTTTTCAGTCAACGAAGAGGCTGAAACGCTCTATAGCTCCCCTGATTTCGTACCGACATCCATTTCTAAGCATGTATATGAAACAATCCGGATATGCCACCTGAAGGGTGGGCTGGCCATTGAATGCGGCGACGCCGGGATCGGAAAAACCAAAGCCGCCAAAAAATATGTTGATGATTATCCGAACAGTGCCATCTATGTCACGGTGAATCCGTGCTTAGTAAGCGTGACAGCCTTTTTAAAACTCCTATGCCGTCAGCTGAAATTACCGACAGGGCGCAAAGATGATATGTGGCTTGATATTGACAGCCGCCTGCGCGGCAGCCGTAAGGTGCTTATCATTGATGAAGCGCAGCACTTGCCGATTAAGACCATCGAATCCATCCGCGCGTTTGCCGACAGTAACCCCGAGTTAGGCGTTATTCTGGTGGGAAATGCCGAAACGGTCACCACCAAGGTCGGAAAAAGCCGCGAGGCGTTCGCTCAAATCCGAAACCGCACTAAATTGACAGAAATACGCCATACCTCCCACATTACGAAAGACGATATCAAGCTGCTGTTCCCGGCGCTGGCCAACAGCGAAAAGGAAATAGAATTTCTGCACACCGTCGCGCGCAGCGAGCAGGGTGTGCGCGGGGCGGTCAATCTGTACAGCAACGCAGCAGACAATGAAAACACCACATACCAAGGGCTGCTGGCCATGGCCAAAGCTATGCACATAATCACCTATTAA
- a CDS encoding transposase family protein: MELLTVKEVAQLKGCSDRYIKSLALNGSLVSQTTTNGKNRKMYLIPIDALEQPLQSKYYKQKYGEVPEQLRRSKEKAAPKKLKPLEGFTADQRDEIERWTQILRDWQNFRNNTPGSKAKVDAAFVKQCKDNYGSDFPVSKDILYRKQAVLKRNDLDGLIDKRGHWKKGKSSVPPEIRDLFMYTYLDERALTIKKCVEATHLIIKQERPELLPSIPAYDTFYRWSKECPMPVATLARAGEKAFNDRCGVFVDRLYDDMESNDYWIADGHSIDVITQMDDGSQQQHRLTLSAFIDARSGIYVGWVVTDNPSSDATLCALRKAIKKYGIPRYLYVDNGREYLNYDIGGMGHRTRKRHVDIKLPTPILSRLGIQMTNAIPRNAQAKIIEREFRNFTFLSQLFETWCGSNVVAKPEKLKSKLKAGKIPTDGELTQVVEDMIEGYFNQQVYNGKVVADRGKTRNEVYNAHLSKIRKAADEDLNLMMMRSTRMQTIAQNGVYVKISGEKIYYFNDELFMLQGKKVFVRFDPEAMDEVRVYDEDEKFMLTAPIQTDMMLDYFATKDELSHAMQKKRSYRRKTKEIIELQHENIVSQYGHINMLDLFVRAAKSNREGLLVTPDTNVVEMVIPEERKQLAAVSNGTNCTPVQIDRLRMIKNNER; encoded by the coding sequence TTGGAACTTCTTACGGTTAAAGAAGTGGCTCAGCTAAAGGGATGCAGTGATAGGTATATCAAATCATTAGCATTGAATGGTTCGTTGGTAAGTCAGACAACAACCAATGGAAAAAATCGAAAAATGTATTTAATCCCTATAGATGCCTTGGAACAGCCCCTCCAGTCAAAATACTATAAACAGAAATATGGAGAAGTTCCGGAGCAGCTCCGACGATCAAAAGAAAAGGCTGCACCCAAAAAGCTCAAGCCGCTCGAAGGGTTCACTGCGGATCAGCGTGACGAAATTGAACGTTGGACGCAAATTCTTAGGGACTGGCAGAACTTCCGAAACAATACGCCCGGCTCCAAAGCGAAAGTCGACGCAGCATTTGTTAAACAATGCAAGGATAATTATGGCTCGGATTTTCCAGTTTCAAAAGATATCCTGTATCGAAAACAGGCGGTCCTGAAACGGAATGATCTGGACGGCCTGATAGATAAACGGGGCCACTGGAAAAAAGGAAAATCAAGTGTTCCTCCTGAAATCAGGGATTTGTTTATGTATACATACCTTGATGAACGTGCGCTGACAATTAAAAAATGTGTGGAAGCAACACACCTGATTATCAAACAGGAGCGTCCGGAGCTGCTCCCTTCAATACCGGCATATGATACTTTCTACCGATGGTCAAAAGAATGCCCAATGCCTGTGGCAACACTCGCCCGTGCCGGAGAAAAAGCCTTTAATGACCGCTGTGGCGTGTTTGTAGACAGATTGTACGATGATATGGAAAGCAATGACTACTGGATTGCGGACGGTCACAGCATCGATGTTATTACGCAAATGGATGACGGCTCCCAGCAGCAGCACCGTTTGACTCTGTCAGCCTTTATAGATGCCCGAAGCGGTATTTATGTCGGCTGGGTGGTAACGGATAATCCTTCCTCGGACGCCACCTTATGTGCGCTGCGCAAGGCCATTAAAAAGTACGGAATTCCCCGGTATCTCTATGTAGATAACGGGCGCGAATATTTGAATTATGATATCGGCGGCATGGGTCACCGTACGCGAAAACGTCATGTCGACATTAAGCTTCCGACCCCGATCCTGTCGCGGCTCGGCATACAAATGACCAATGCTATTCCTCGCAATGCACAGGCAAAAATCATTGAGCGCGAATTTAGGAATTTTACTTTTTTATCACAGTTATTTGAAACTTGGTGCGGGTCAAACGTAGTTGCCAAGCCGGAAAAGCTAAAATCAAAACTGAAGGCTGGTAAGATACCAACTGATGGCGAGCTGACGCAGGTGGTTGAAGATATGATTGAAGGCTACTTCAATCAACAGGTCTATAACGGCAAGGTGGTCGCTGACAGAGGCAAGACGCGAAATGAGGTTTACAACGCCCATCTCAGTAAGATTCGCAAGGCCGCCGATGAAGATCTAAACCTAATGATGATGCGCAGCACACGTATGCAGACGATAGCGCAAAATGGTGTATATGTCAAAATCAGTGGCGAAAAGATTTATTACTTTAATGACGAGCTGTTTATGCTGCAGGGTAAAAAAGTTTTTGTCCGGTTTGACCCGGAAGCAATGGATGAGGTTCGAGTTTACGATGAAGACGAAAAATTCATGTTGACCGCTCCAATACAGACGGATATGATGCTTGACTACTTTGCAACCAAGGATGAACTATCCCATGCAATGCAGAAAAAGCGTAGTTATCGCCGTAAGACCAAGGAAATTATTGAACTGCAGCATGAAAATATCGTATCACAATATGGCCACATCAATATGCTTGACCTCTTTGTTAGGGCCGCCAAATCAAATCGTGAGGGCCTTTTAGTTACTCCGGATACCAATGTAGTTGAAATGGTTATCCCGGAAGAGCGCAAGCAGCTGGCTGCTGTATCCAATGGCACAAACTGTACTCCGGTGCAGATTGATAGATTGAGAATGATCAAAAACAATGAAAGGTAG
- a CDS encoding helix-turn-helix transcriptional regulator — MTLIDRITKIAKDNHISGTKFGEILGLSKSPLTDWKNSKSKPTLEQIIKICEYFSISSDEILFGNKTNSCVSNEEDSLLQDFKKLDKREQQIVLGKISEMIYNKKMEESSEKLSSKVLWDLLADTSCKEAVASKHND, encoded by the coding sequence ATGACTCTTATAGATCGGATTACTAAAATAGCTAAGGACAATCACATTAGCGGAACTAAATTTGGCGAAATTCTTGGGCTTAGCAAAAGCCCTTTGACCGACTGGAAAAATTCAAAATCGAAACCTACACTCGAACAGATCATTAAGATTTGCGAATATTTCTCAATTTCTTCCGATGAAATCCTATTTGGAAACAAGACGAATTCATGCGTATCAAATGAAGAAGATTCCCTACTTCAAGATTTTAAAAAATTGGACAAGCGAGAACAACAAATCGTTCTTGGCAAAATTTCAGAAATGATTTATAATAAAAAAATGGAGGAAAGTTCCGAAAAACTCTCTTCCAAAGTATTATGGGATTTACTTGCTGATACAAGTTGTAAAGAGGCAGTAGCTTCTAAGCACAATGATTAA